The following are encoded together in the Planococcus antarcticus DSM 14505 genome:
- a CDS encoding DUF58 domain-containing protein, whose product MTLLNLPADWGSRLSRYVIGTKAKIKGHHKGSHRSMRFGSSLDFSDFREYHPGDDVRHIDWNVYARTERVYIKRFLDEQEMRIHILLDSSKSMDNKWLFAKQLAFSLGLMVLGSDDRLTVSAGQKQMIPFRKKGKSAKKLFEHFVSAMPDPENVSFASQASFHAAKDSTVLFIVSDGLEPLEDWQVFFRQAPAFAHDIRFIHLTTQDERLPSYKGDLRFIDDETQQVTSVTVTEEALRAYQKQSELHSKGLESLCRTYGIAYLPVHVEDGIEQVLFHQMIRKNWIG is encoded by the coding sequence ATGACTTTATTGAATTTGCCAGCTGATTGGGGCTCGCGTCTTAGTCGCTATGTCATTGGAACAAAAGCAAAAATTAAGGGACACCATAAAGGTTCTCACCGGTCGATGCGTTTTGGTAGTTCACTGGATTTTTCTGATTTTCGTGAATACCATCCGGGAGACGATGTCCGCCATATTGACTGGAACGTTTATGCACGAACTGAACGCGTCTACATTAAACGTTTTCTAGATGAACAAGAAATGCGTATCCACATCTTGCTTGATAGTTCAAAATCAATGGACAATAAATGGCTATTTGCGAAGCAATTGGCGTTTTCACTTGGCTTAATGGTGTTAGGAAGTGATGACCGCTTAACGGTGTCAGCTGGGCAAAAACAAATGATTCCTTTTCGTAAAAAAGGAAAATCAGCCAAAAAGCTGTTTGAACATTTTGTATCTGCTATGCCAGACCCTGAAAACGTGTCGTTTGCGAGTCAGGCAAGTTTTCATGCCGCAAAAGATTCTACGGTATTATTCATCGTGTCCGATGGCTTAGAACCGCTGGAAGATTGGCAGGTGTTTTTCAGACAGGCTCCGGCTTTTGCGCACGATATCCGGTTTATTCATTTGACTACACAAGACGAACGACTGCCGTCTTATAAAGGTGATTTGCGTTTTATCGACGATGAGACGCAGCAAGTAACGAGCGTGACGGTGACAGAAGAAGCACTTCGTGCATACCAAAAGCAAAGTGAGCTTCATAGTAAAGGTTTGGAATCTCTTTGTCGCACATATGGCATTGCTTATTTGCCAGTACACGTAGAAGACGGAATCGAGCAAGTGTTATTTCATCAAATGATACGCAAAAACTGGATTGGGTGA
- a CDS encoding AAA family ATPase translates to MTYTTDQFTEMSQLLQEVKSEIGRFIVGQESAVEFSLYAILADGHALLEGLPGLGKTMLIRTISDVLDLSFSRIQFTPDLMPSDITGTSLIERDTQGRQQFTFREGPIFHQMVLADEINRATPKTQSALLEAMGEKTVTILGDTKKMARPFFVLATQNPIEMEGTYPLPEAQMDRFLCKILVAYPSRNELAEISRRTTGSQTINLNKKMNTTSLIDAQDMVKEVLMAEDILMVAVDMIQSTHPEHSEHEAIQQYVQYGSGPRGLQSLIRLAKARALMEGRYHVSIGDLKHVAKPVLRHRLLLNYEAEAMGKNADELIDSVLSAAGKGVLK, encoded by the coding sequence ATGACATACACAACCGATCAATTTACAGAAATGAGCCAATTGCTTCAAGAAGTCAAATCCGAAATTGGACGGTTTATCGTCGGGCAAGAAAGTGCGGTTGAGTTTTCCTTATACGCTATTTTAGCGGATGGTCATGCCTTACTAGAAGGATTACCTGGTCTTGGTAAAACAATGTTAATTCGAACCATTTCGGATGTGCTCGATTTGTCGTTTTCAAGAATTCAGTTTACACCCGATTTGATGCCTTCAGATATTACGGGAACCAGTCTTATTGAACGAGATACACAAGGGCGCCAGCAATTTACTTTTCGAGAAGGTCCGATTTTTCATCAAATGGTGCTAGCAGATGAAATCAACCGTGCTACACCGAAAACACAAAGTGCGTTGCTAGAGGCGATGGGTGAAAAGACAGTGACCATACTTGGTGATACGAAAAAAATGGCACGACCATTTTTCGTCTTGGCAACACAAAATCCCATTGAAATGGAAGGAACGTATCCTTTGCCAGAAGCACAAATGGACCGTTTTCTTTGCAAAATCCTTGTTGCTTATCCAAGCCGTAATGAACTTGCAGAAATTAGCCGCAGAACGACGGGCTCTCAAACCATTAATCTTAATAAGAAGATGAATACAACCAGCTTAATTGATGCACAAGATATGGTGAAAGAAGTGTTGATGGCAGAAGATATTTTGATGGTAGCTGTCGACATGATTCAAAGCACACATCCCGAGCATTCAGAACACGAAGCGATTCAACAATATGTTCAATACGGTAGCGGCCCGCGTGGTCTTCAAAGTTTGATTCGTCTTGCGAAAGCACGTGCGTTAATGGAAGGACGTTACCATGTGTCGATTGGGGACTTAAAACATGTGGCAAAACCTGTATTAAGACATCGCTTATTGTTAAATTACGAAGCTGAAGCGATGGGGAAAAACGCAGATGAGTTGATCGATAGTGTGCTAAGTGCTGCTGGTAAAGGCGTCTTGAAATGA
- a CDS encoding ABC transporter permease, with protein sequence MKTLFANPVLVKELKLRFRNLKSFTGILFYLIAMSVFVFGFIFLATSLTGNGFFRPDESFMLFSIMTYIQLGLILFITPALTAGTISTEREKQTLNILLTTSQTSFQIIFGKMTSSIAFLLLMIVSGLPIYSLVFLYGGVSPSQLFYIFLFYMLTLLAIASIGVMLSTLIRKTIVAIIATYGAMIFIAGVTAFFLLISVQVSQMGTTVSSISPMAHFWATINPPAVLLTLLQPSMEDQLQSLTMVPIPLWIGYAIFYVFVSAGCLLLAVKKLRVNMNKYK encoded by the coding sequence ATGAAAACCCTTTTTGCCAATCCGGTACTAGTAAAAGAACTTAAATTACGCTTTCGTAACTTAAAAAGCTTTACCGGTATTTTGTTTTATTTGATCGCGATGAGCGTCTTTGTTTTTGGTTTTATCTTTCTAGCCACATCCTTAACTGGTAATGGTTTTTTCCGTCCAGATGAAAGTTTCATGCTATTTAGCATCATGACGTATATTCAATTAGGATTGATTTTATTCATTACGCCAGCATTAACAGCAGGAACCATTAGTACAGAACGTGAAAAACAGACCTTGAATATTTTACTGACAACCTCTCAAACTTCTTTCCAAATTATTTTTGGGAAAATGACATCATCCATCGCCTTTTTGTTATTGATGATTGTGTCGGGGTTACCGATATACAGCTTAGTGTTTTTATACGGAGGCGTTTCGCCTAGTCAGCTATTTTATATTTTCTTGTTTTATATGCTGACCTTACTGGCAATTGCTAGTATAGGTGTCATGCTATCGACCTTGATTCGAAAAACCATTGTTGCCATTATCGCCACGTACGGAGCAATGATTTTCATCGCCGGTGTTACAGCATTTTTCTTACTGATTTCGGTTCAAGTTTCTCAAATGGGTACGACGGTGTCTTCAATTTCACCAATGGCTCATTTTTGGGCAACCATTAACCCGCCTGCAGTGTTGCTAACTTTGCTACAACCCTCGATGGAAGATCAATTGCAAAGCTTGACGATGGTTCCCATTCCATTATGGATTGGTTATGCCATTTTCTATGTTTTTGTATCAGCTGGCTGTCTTTTATTAGCTGTCAAAAAATTGCGTGTCAATATGAATAAATACAAATAA
- a CDS encoding ABC transporter ATP-binding protein — translation MIETIGLTKKYGSFYALQDLNLIVEDSTVFGFVGANGAGKSTTFSILATLLQPTAGDAFINGISVTKNPQEVRKQIGYMPDFFGVYDQLKTDEYLDFYGASYGIKPKERAVLIPKLLELVNLEHKRYDYVDLLSRGMKQRLCLARALIHDPKILILDEPASGLDPRARVEMRDILRELKVMGKTILISSHILPELVEMCDSIGVIDNGKLIAQGSVTDIQAQLQSEKVLRVKLVGEMQSVIAFFEMDPFVSQIEVQQDKNSIQFFYRGTDEDQLQLLQRAIHQKLPILSFSEEETDLEDVFMAITKGVEIG, via the coding sequence GTGATTGAAACAATTGGATTAACAAAAAAATATGGTTCTTTTTACGCCCTACAGGATTTGAATTTAATAGTAGAAGATAGTACGGTTTTTGGCTTTGTAGGTGCGAACGGAGCAGGAAAATCAACCACCTTTTCAATTTTGGCTACGCTTCTTCAACCAACGGCTGGAGATGCATTTATCAATGGAATAAGTGTGACGAAAAACCCTCAAGAAGTGCGGAAGCAAATTGGTTACATGCCCGATTTCTTTGGTGTTTATGACCAACTAAAAACAGATGAATATTTAGATTTTTACGGTGCTAGTTATGGGATCAAGCCAAAAGAACGCGCTGTATTAATCCCGAAGCTTTTGGAATTGGTTAATTTAGAACATAAGCGTTATGACTACGTCGATTTATTGTCTCGCGGCATGAAACAGCGTCTTTGTTTGGCAAGGGCGCTGATTCATGATCCGAAAATATTAATATTAGACGAACCTGCTTCAGGACTAGATCCACGTGCGCGTGTAGAAATGAGAGATATCTTGCGAGAGCTAAAAGTGATGGGCAAAACCATTTTGATTTCTTCTCACATTCTTCCGGAACTTGTTGAAATGTGCGATAGCATTGGCGTCATTGATAATGGCAAATTGATTGCACAAGGTTCTGTAACTGACATTCAAGCACAGCTTCAAAGCGAAAAAGTGCTTCGTGTCAAACTAGTAGGCGAAATGCAATCGGTCATTGCATTTTTTGAAATGGATCCGTTTGTTTCTCAAATAGAAGTACAACAAGACAAAAATAGCATTCAGTTTTTCTACCGGGGAACAGATGAAGATCAACTCCAGTTATTGCAACGTGCCATCCATCAAAAATTGCCGATTTTATCGTTCTCAGAAGAAGAGACAGATTTGGAAGATGTCTTTATGGCGATTACAAAAGGAGTGGAAATTGGATGA
- a CDS encoding N-acetyldiaminopimelate deacetylase: MELVKIRRALHQIPEIGFQEVKTQAYLMDIISQFPQERIELVKWRTGLAVKVRGDNPTKLIGWRTDIDALAITEETGLEFQSQHPGFMHACGHDIHMAITIGLLHKLIDKPIQDDVVILFQPAEEGPGGALPFREWLKTDKPDFLPDCIYALHIAPELPVGTVGTRPGLLFANTSELFIDLHGKGGHAAFPHLTEDMAIAAASMLMQLQTVVSRNVNPMDSAVLTIGKLSAGTVQNIIAEHARLEGTIRTLNSESMSQIKLRIEAICRAVEQANNCQVHIDYGSRYLEVKNDETLAENFLRYADQVEGIQAIQSDAAMTGEDFGYFTEQIPGVMFWAGVSSAYGLHHSKLNPDEQILELMPDFLHGFFLEL, encoded by the coding sequence ATGGAATTAGTTAAAATTAGAAGAGCTTTGCATCAAATTCCAGAAATCGGTTTTCAGGAAGTGAAAACACAAGCGTATTTAATGGACATCATTTCTCAGTTTCCTCAAGAGCGTATTGAACTTGTAAAATGGCGAACAGGCCTCGCAGTTAAAGTGCGTGGTGACAACCCGACAAAACTGATTGGTTGGCGAACAGACATTGATGCCTTGGCGATTACGGAAGAAACCGGATTGGAATTCCAATCCCAGCATCCAGGATTTATGCATGCATGTGGCCACGATATCCACATGGCCATTACGATCGGTTTGTTGCATAAGCTAATCGATAAACCAATTCAAGATGATGTCGTCATTTTGTTTCAACCAGCTGAAGAAGGACCTGGAGGTGCATTGCCTTTTCGGGAATGGCTGAAAACCGACAAGCCAGATTTTCTACCTGATTGTATTTATGCTTTGCACATTGCACCAGAGCTGCCAGTCGGTACTGTTGGCACACGACCCGGATTATTGTTTGCCAATACATCAGAGCTGTTTATCGACCTTCACGGCAAAGGGGGGCATGCGGCTTTTCCTCATTTGACAGAAGACATGGCGATTGCAGCCGCTTCTATGTTGATGCAGCTCCAAACCGTGGTCAGTCGCAATGTGAACCCGATGGATTCGGCCGTGCTCACAATTGGCAAGCTAAGCGCTGGAACGGTACAGAATATCATTGCTGAACATGCACGGCTAGAAGGCACAATTCGCACACTTAATAGTGAATCGATGAGTCAAATTAAACTACGCATTGAAGCAATTTGCCGAGCGGTTGAACAAGCAAACAACTGCCAAGTCCATATTGATTATGGCTCGAGGTACCTTGAAGTTAAAAATGATGAGACTTTAGCAGAAAATTTCTTGCGCTACGCCGATCAGGTTGAAGGCATCCAAGCAATCCAAAGCGATGCCGCGATGACAGGCGAAGATTTTGGTTACTTTACCGAACAAATTCCAGGGGTCATGTTTTGGGCAGGCGTTTCGTCAGCTTATGGATTGCATCACTCAAAATTGAATCCTGATGAACAAATTCTTGAGTTGATGCCAGATTTTCTACATGGCTTCTTTTTAGAACTATAA
- the dapD gene encoding 2,3,4,5-tetrahydropyridine-2,6-dicarboxylate N-acetyltransferase produces the protein MKQMDATEIISYIQNAKKATPVKVYIKGHGVADLDYGTSSKVFGEGNSVTIFGEWTEIQQALETNAAVIEDSVVENDRRNSAIPLLDMKQINSRIEPGAFIRENVEIGNNCIIMMGAVINIGSVIGDGTMIDMGVIMGGRATVGKNCHIGAGAVLAGVIEPASATPVIIEDDVMVGANAVILEGVRVGKGAVVAAGAIVIEDVPENSVVGGTPARVLKLMDEKTRSKTEIKHELRQL, from the coding sequence ATGAAACAAATGGACGCAACTGAAATAATTTCGTACATACAGAATGCAAAAAAAGCTACACCCGTAAAAGTTTACATAAAAGGTCACGGCGTTGCTGATTTAGATTACGGCACATCTTCCAAAGTATTTGGAGAAGGTAATTCAGTAACTATTTTTGGCGAATGGACAGAAATTCAGCAAGCATTAGAGACAAACGCTGCTGTTATCGAAGATTCAGTTGTAGAAAACGACCGCAGAAATTCAGCGATTCCATTATTGGATATGAAACAGATCAACAGCCGCATAGAACCGGGCGCGTTTATCCGTGAAAACGTGGAAATTGGCAATAATTGCATCATCATGATGGGCGCTGTCATTAATATCGGGTCTGTCATCGGAGACGGGACAATGATCGACATGGGCGTTATCATGGGCGGCCGTGCAACAGTAGGAAAGAACTGTCATATTGGTGCTGGAGCAGTACTAGCCGGCGTTATTGAGCCGGCATCAGCGACCCCTGTCATTATTGAAGACGATGTGATGGTCGGTGCCAATGCAGTTATTCTTGAAGGCGTTCGCGTTGGTAAAGGAGCAGTCGTCGCAGCAGGAGCCATCGTTATCGAAGATGTACCTGAAAACTCAGTAGTGGGCGGAACTCCAGCACGCGTATTGAAATTGATGGACGAAAAGACACGCTCAAAAACAGAAATCAAACATGAACTAAGACAACTTTAG
- a CDS encoding LysR family transcriptional regulator, producing MSNEELILKVLAEEGNMRKAAERLFLSQPALSQRLQSIEKDWGQQLFIRSQKGLSPTPAGELVIQYANETIQRKEEVFEVLHTLTSKVHGTLKIACATIIGQNWLPKVLKDFVTLYPEAKIQLITGWSSEIVRALYDGEAHIGIVRGHTDWKGTKLHLFKDTLYLVDKEIRSLEELLQTERPFIQFKSDSTYYEEIQQWWQKYFASNPKRQITVDQIETCKQMAVNGIGYAILPSITLTGTEDVHMMPLTNNEEELALTRDTWLIGYESAFQLRQVEAFVDIVEKHAALLR from the coding sequence GTGTCAAATGAAGAATTGATCCTTAAGGTACTGGCCGAAGAAGGCAATATGAGAAAGGCGGCGGAGCGGCTGTTTTTATCCCAGCCGGCTTTATCCCAGCGCTTGCAATCTATCGAGAAAGATTGGGGCCAGCAATTATTCATCCGTTCCCAAAAGGGGCTTTCTCCGACACCTGCTGGAGAATTAGTCATTCAATATGCCAACGAAACCATCCAGCGCAAAGAAGAAGTGTTTGAAGTGCTGCATACGCTAACATCGAAAGTACATGGCACCTTAAAAATTGCATGTGCCACAATCATCGGACAAAATTGGTTGCCAAAAGTGCTGAAGGATTTCGTAACGCTTTACCCAGAAGCGAAAATCCAGTTGATTACAGGATGGAGCTCAGAAATTGTCCGCGCACTTTACGACGGCGAAGCTCATATTGGAATTGTTCGTGGACACACGGATTGGAAAGGCACTAAGTTGCATTTATTCAAAGATACCTTGTATTTAGTTGATAAAGAAATCCGTTCGCTGGAAGAACTTCTTCAGACAGAAAGACCATTTATCCAGTTTAAAAGTGATTCGACCTATTATGAAGAAATTCAGCAATGGTGGCAAAAATACTTTGCCTCTAATCCGAAACGGCAAATTACGGTAGACCAGATCGAGACTTGTAAGCAGATGGCTGTTAACGGAATCGGCTATGCGATCTTGCCATCTATTACACTGACGGGCACAGAAGATGTACATATGATGCCGCTGACGAATAATGAAGAAGAGTTGGCATTGACGCGAGATACATGGCTTATCGGTTATGAATCCGCTTTTCAGTTGCGTCAAGTTGAAGCATTTGTCGATATCGTTGAAAAACATGCCGCTTTATTAAGATGA
- a CDS encoding MDR family MFS transporter, producing MDKTKRPLVLAAVMLAMFVSAVEATIVSTAMPSIASELGGFAKYSWVFSAYLLMSTVTVLIYGKLSDIFGRKRIFAIGMLLFLFGSLLCGFANSIEELIFYRFVQGMGAGAVMPIATTIVGDIYSREERAKVQGYLSSVWGISAVTGPAIGGILVATVGWEYVFWINLPLGLLSLMGVLLYLKEPVNKKKPVIDYKGAALLTAALSSMLYLLVEGGVSFDWLSRQSLILLMASMLFSVLFIWAEHKAIDPMMPFEIWRNKTILYANLVSLATGVILISISSYLPAYVTGVMEQPAAIAGFTLTAMSIGWPLASFFSGRLLLKIGYFKTSLTGGIFLVIGTLLFILMQPEFGPLWAAMSSFFVGLGMGLTSTAFIVSIQAAVSYEQRGSATASNMFMRNLGSTIGVALLGSILNSSLLRYFAANGQNYSLSSINDLLSVDSRAEISGEALGFLQQALAGALQNVYLVTALFALVSFILIFGLRGQKGVKSSVK from the coding sequence ATGGATAAAACAAAAAGGCCACTGGTCTTGGCTGCTGTCATGCTGGCGATGTTCGTAAGTGCAGTCGAAGCGACCATCGTTTCGACTGCCATGCCAAGCATTGCTTCTGAACTAGGCGGGTTCGCGAAATATAGCTGGGTATTTTCTGCTTATTTGTTGATGAGCACCGTTACGGTCCTGATATACGGTAAGCTATCTGACATATTTGGTCGTAAGCGTATATTTGCTATCGGTATGCTACTGTTTCTGTTTGGTTCCTTATTATGTGGCTTTGCCAATTCGATAGAAGAACTGATTTTCTACCGGTTTGTTCAAGGAATGGGTGCGGGTGCAGTCATGCCGATTGCGACCACGATTGTTGGAGACATCTATTCACGTGAGGAACGTGCGAAGGTTCAGGGCTATTTATCGAGTGTCTGGGGCATTTCAGCCGTCACTGGTCCTGCAATCGGTGGTATTTTGGTGGCCACTGTCGGCTGGGAATATGTATTTTGGATAAATTTGCCTCTTGGTCTTCTATCTCTGATGGGCGTTCTGCTGTATTTGAAAGAACCAGTGAATAAGAAAAAACCGGTGATTGATTACAAAGGGGCGGCCTTATTGACGGCGGCCTTATCGAGCATGCTGTATTTGTTGGTGGAAGGTGGGGTATCGTTTGACTGGCTATCCAGGCAATCCTTAATTTTGCTAATGGCCAGTATGCTATTTTCTGTGCTGTTTATTTGGGCAGAGCACAAAGCTATTGATCCAATGATGCCTTTTGAAATTTGGCGCAACAAGACTATCCTTTATGCCAATCTCGTTTCCTTGGCGACCGGTGTCATATTAATCAGTATCTCCAGCTATTTACCTGCCTACGTGACAGGCGTAATGGAGCAACCAGCAGCCATCGCGGGCTTTACGTTGACTGCTATGTCGATTGGCTGGCCATTGGCTTCTTTTTTCTCAGGAAGACTCCTGCTGAAAATTGGCTATTTTAAAACGTCATTGACTGGCGGTATTTTTCTCGTCATCGGTACTTTATTGTTTATCTTGATGCAGCCTGAATTCGGCCCTTTATGGGCAGCCATGTCCAGCTTTTTTGTTGGCCTCGGAATGGGCTTGACTAGTACCGCTTTCATTGTCTCTATTCAAGCAGCTGTATCTTATGAACAGCGTGGATCAGCAACTGCTTCGAATATGTTCATGCGGAACTTGGGCAGCACGATTGGTGTAGCCTTGCTCGGCAGTATCTTAAATAGCTCTTTGCTACGGTATTTCGCTGCCAATGGTCAAAACTATTCCTTAAGCTCTATCAATGATTTGTTGAGTGTTGACAGCCGCGCTGAGATTTCTGGCGAAGCGCTGGGCTTCTTGCAGCAGGCATTGGCTGGAGCGCTTCAAAACGTCTATCTGGTCACCGCACTTTTCGCACTAGTTAGTTTTATTCTAATCTTTGGGCTTCGCGGACAAAAAGGAGTGAAGAGCAGTGTCAAATGA
- the cbpB gene encoding cyclic-di-AMP-binding protein CbpB: MISLPSRDFLDTPIEDYIISSEKVAHVQMGNSAEHALLVLTKTGYSAIPVLDLKYRFCGLINAQRITDAILGMDHIEYERLSDIPVEDIMEKDLPLIHVNERFQKALDMVINQNFLCVIDDEEMFMGILTRRVVLKQLKKQIYQLRR; this comes from the coding sequence ATGATTTCATTACCAAGCAGAGATTTTCTGGATACACCAATCGAAGACTATATCATTTCTTCTGAAAAAGTTGCACATGTCCAGATGGGCAATAGTGCTGAACATGCATTGCTCGTTCTGACAAAAACAGGCTATTCAGCCATTCCGGTACTGGATTTGAAATACCGCTTTTGCGGCTTGATCAATGCACAACGGATTACGGATGCAATTCTTGGAATGGATCATATAGAATACGAACGGCTTTCTGATATCCCCGTAGAAGATATCATGGAGAAAGATCTGCCTTTGATTCACGTCAACGAACGTTTTCAAAAAGCGCTTGATATGGTCATTAACCAAAATTTTCTATGCGTCATAGACGACGAAGAAATGTTTATGGGGATCTTGACGAGGCGCGTTGTGTTGAAGCAGCTCAAAAAGCAAATTTATCAGCTAAGAAGGTAA
- the fadH gene encoding 2,4-dienoyl-CoA reductase: MFTDQTIIVTGGSSGMGLHMAKKFASEGANVVITGRDMEKLNEAVKAISGDRGSVEVFQMDVRESEHAKAMVKFAHDKFGRVDGLVNNAAGNFIVHAEKLSPNGWKSVIDIVLNGTFFCSHAVGNYWIENGTKGNILNMLATYAWNAGAGVAHSAAAKAGVMSLTRTLAVEWGTQFGIRVNGIAPGPIERTGGADKLWESEKAAKRTLESIPLGRLGKPEEVAELAAFIMSEKAAYMNGEIVTLDGGQWLNKFPF, encoded by the coding sequence ATGTTTACGGATCAAACAATTATTGTTACAGGCGGCTCGAGCGGCATGGGGCTGCATATGGCTAAGAAATTTGCTTCAGAAGGGGCCAATGTCGTCATAACAGGACGCGACATGGAAAAACTTAACGAAGCTGTGAAAGCGATTTCAGGAGATCGCGGTTCAGTTGAGGTATTTCAAATGGATGTTCGGGAATCAGAACATGCCAAAGCGATGGTGAAATTCGCTCATGATAAGTTTGGAAGAGTGGACGGGCTGGTCAATAATGCCGCTGGAAATTTTATTGTCCATGCGGAAAAATTGTCGCCGAATGGCTGGAAGTCGGTAATTGATATTGTCTTGAATGGTACCTTTTTCTGTTCTCATGCGGTTGGCAACTACTGGATTGAAAACGGCACTAAAGGAAATATCCTGAATATGCTTGCGACTTATGCCTGGAATGCTGGAGCCGGAGTTGCACATTCAGCTGCTGCTAAAGCAGGTGTCATGTCGTTGACGCGAACACTCGCTGTTGAGTGGGGAACGCAATTTGGCATCCGAGTTAATGGGATTGCACCTGGTCCGATCGAGCGGACTGGCGGAGCAGATAAACTTTGGGAATCCGAGAAAGCGGCAAAGCGGACTTTGGAATCGATTCCTCTTGGCAGACTGGGTAAACCTGAAGAAGTGGCCGAACTTGCAGCTTTTATCATGTCGGAGAAAGCCGCTTATATGAATGGAGAAATCGTTACTTTGGACGGTGGCCAATGGCTGAATAAATTTCCTTTTTAA
- a CDS encoding YkyB family protein yields MSSTKSDSDIAQAIFTVNRHAKTAPDNQYLYALKKEALNLMIETQRAHKIGLHFSKNPQKSQQQSSVLVKCGNYYFHTLPKKEDFSSLEHLGHLDDTYRNPPSRMNLKVAKEILRTLTGLEPQKKEAAVSNSTKSYQPRQIDRFYSPKKSYFD; encoded by the coding sequence ATGTCATCTACCAAGTCAGATTCAGATATCGCACAAGCCATTTTCACGGTTAACAGACACGCAAAAACCGCTCCCGACAATCAATATTTGTATGCGCTGAAAAAAGAAGCTTTAAATCTAATGATTGAAACGCAGCGCGCCCATAAAATTGGTTTGCACTTCAGTAAAAACCCTCAGAAAAGTCAACAACAATCTTCAGTCCTCGTAAAATGTGGCAATTACTATTTTCATACGCTTCCGAAAAAAGAAGATTTCTCATCACTCGAACATTTGGGCCATCTGGACGATACGTACCGTAATCCTCCCAGCCGAATGAATTTGAAAGTGGCGAAAGAAATCTTACGGACTCTGACTGGATTGGAACCACAAAAAAAAGAAGCGGCAGTCTCTAATTCCACCAAATCCTATCAACCCCGTCAGATCGATCGGTTTTATTCACCAAAAAAATCTTATTTTGATTAA
- a CDS encoding NAD(P)-dependent oxidoreductase — MKLGFIGTGVMGNSLVKHLLEHEHEVSIYTRTAKKAENLVEAGAVLVESPKQVAGNSEIIFTMVGYPSDVEEIYFGEKGIIQHAKAGSVLVDMTTSQPRLAQRIFEAAAEKSLHALDAPVSGGDIGAKNGVLSIMVGGEKDVFKKISPLLNLFGENIVFQGPAGSGQHTKMCNQINIASTMIGVCESLIYAKKAGLDPERVLRSISSGAAGSWSLSNLAPKMINEDFRPGFYIKHFIKDMKIAAEEAESWGLKLPGLRLSLSMYEELAAQGYEDNGTQTLIQHYKE, encoded by the coding sequence ATGAAGCTCGGATTTATCGGTACTGGAGTTATGGGCAATAGCTTGGTCAAACATTTACTAGAGCACGAGCATGAGGTTTCCATTTATACACGAACGGCTAAAAAAGCAGAAAACCTTGTGGAAGCAGGTGCAGTTCTTGTTGAATCGCCTAAGCAGGTGGCTGGAAATAGTGAGATTATTTTCACCATGGTCGGTTATCCATCTGATGTAGAAGAAATCTATTTTGGTGAGAAAGGCATTATTCAACATGCAAAAGCAGGATCTGTGCTGGTTGATATGACAACTTCCCAGCCGCGTTTGGCGCAACGGATTTTTGAAGCCGCTGCTGAAAAAAGTCTTCATGCTTTGGATGCACCGGTATCAGGCGGAGACATCGGTGCTAAAAATGGAGTTCTGTCTATTATGGTTGGCGGTGAAAAAGACGTCTTTAAGAAAATTTCTCCACTACTCAACCTATTCGGTGAAAATATTGTCTTCCAAGGTCCTGCTGGTTCAGGGCAACACACTAAAATGTGTAACCAAATTAATATTGCCAGCACTATGATTGGAGTTTGCGAATCACTAATCTATGCAAAAAAAGCCGGCCTTGATCCAGAGCGTGTTCTGCGATCTATTTCTTCCGGAGCAGCCGGTTCATGGTCACTGTCAAACCTAGCGCCGAAAATGATCAACGAAGATTTTCGTCCTGGCTTTTACATCAAACATTTCATCAAAGACATGAAGATTGCAGCAGAAGAAGCAGAGAGCTGGGGATTAAAGTTGCCAGGACTTCGTCTGTCCTTGAGTATGTACGAAGAACTAGCGGCTCAGGGGTATGAAGACAACGGGACTCAAACTTTAATTCAACATTATAAGGAATAA